A window from Corynebacterium urogenitale encodes these proteins:
- the mobF gene encoding MobF family relaxase has product MLTLSKLHSESVAYYESTVDETRGVEAYYSEDGRQPARAWVVSVVPEAMPMLERTYGVKNGQAVERKDVTRWFYHAQAPSGVTLGRVPGDRGVPGYDMTFSAPKSVSVLWGLSDDERVRAAVDAAHDKAVAAALQYLELHAGYTRRADSANPKEMIIEDLCGLSGVRYEHRTSRAGDLHMHSHVLVNNKQRSLDGKFRTIDGVSLYHEARAAGMLYQAQLRAEISASLGVQWGEVRNGCAEIVGLDDAGMLDAFSTRRREIDAWREANSTERTADRCHTSKNAWQGAGDHGSHATTVGVTRGVDAGALDVVGAVDLVDDLLDELESSPPRTTAYGAPSQPWLMDSG; this is encoded by the coding sequence GTGTTGACCTTGTCGAAGCTGCACTCTGAATCTGTCGCCTACTACGAGTCGACAGTCGATGAAACGCGTGGCGTTGAGGCTTACTATTCCGAGGATGGACGCCAGCCTGCACGCGCATGGGTGGTGAGTGTTGTGCCCGAAGCTATGCCGATGCTGGAGCGTACCTATGGTGTGAAAAATGGTCAGGCTGTGGAGCGTAAAGATGTCACGCGGTGGTTCTATCACGCGCAGGCTCCCAGTGGTGTGACGTTGGGTCGGGTGCCTGGAGATCGTGGTGTGCCGGGCTACGATATGACGTTTTCTGCGCCGAAAAGTGTGTCTGTTTTGTGGGGGCTTTCCGACGATGAACGGGTACGTGCGGCGGTGGATGCCGCACATGACAAGGCTGTCGCTGCTGCGCTGCAGTATCTGGAGTTGCATGCCGGTTATACCCGTCGTGCTGATTCGGCGAACCCTAAAGAGATGATCATTGAGGATCTGTGTGGTCTGTCTGGTGTGCGGTATGAGCACCGGACTTCGCGTGCGGGTGATCTGCACATGCACTCGCATGTGTTGGTCAACAACAAGCAGCGCAGTTTGGATGGGAAGTTCCGCACGATTGATGGCGTGAGTTTGTATCACGAAGCGCGTGCGGCGGGCATGTTGTATCAAGCGCAATTGCGCGCAGAAATCTCTGCGTCTTTGGGCGTGCAGTGGGGTGAGGTGAGAAACGGTTGTGCGGAGATTGTCGGCCTGGATGATGCTGGAATGTTGGATGCGTTTTCTACGCGTCGTCGGGAGATTGATGCGTGGCGTGAGGCCAACAGCACCGAACGCACCGCCGACCGTTGCCACACCAGCAAAAACGCGTGGCAGGGGGCAGGCGACCACGGCAGTCATGCCACCACCGTTGGAGTGACCCGTGGCGTAGATGCGGGAGCGCTCGATGTTGTAGGTGCGGTTGACCTCGTTGATGATCTGCTGGATGAACTTGAGTCCTCGCCGCCACGGACTACCGCGTACGGGGCGCCTTCCCAGCCATGGTTGATGGACTCTGGGTAG